The Flavobacterium commune genome contains a region encoding:
- a CDS encoding DegT/DnrJ/EryC1/StrS family aminotransferase, which translates to MKNSKIWLSSPHMGGSEQKYVQQAFNTNWVAPLGPNVNGFEQDLENYLGNECYVGALSSGTAAIHLGLILLGVLAGDEVICQSMTFSASANPILYLGATPVFVDSESETWNLCPIALEEAIVDRMAKGKKPKAIIAVHLYGMPFRVAEIKAVAAKYQIPILEDSAEALGSRYKGKQCGTFGDIGILSFNGNKIITTSGGGAIVTPSKELKDKAVFLATQARDNAPHYQHSEVGYNYRMSNICAGIGRGQMEVLDAHIALRRKMNDFYKELFKDIEGITVFDAPNTDYVSNHWLTAIVVDPEKTNGITAEQIRLALEAGDVESRPLWKPMHLQPVFEAYPYYGKSIAQNLFEKGLCLPSGSNLTDEDRARIQKLFLDFIKL; encoded by the coding sequence ATGAAAAACTCAAAAATATGGCTTTCGTCTCCCCACATGGGAGGAAGCGAACAAAAATACGTACAGCAAGCTTTTAATACTAACTGGGTAGCACCATTAGGTCCTAATGTTAACGGTTTTGAACAGGATTTAGAAAATTATTTAGGAAACGAATGTTATGTAGGAGCTTTGAGTTCCGGAACAGCAGCGATTCATTTGGGATTGATTTTATTAGGCGTCCTGGCAGGTGATGAAGTCATTTGTCAGAGTATGACTTTTTCGGCTTCGGCTAATCCTATTTTGTATTTGGGAGCGACTCCTGTTTTTGTGGATTCTGAAAGTGAAACCTGGAATCTATGTCCAATAGCCTTAGAAGAAGCTATTGTTGACCGAATGGCTAAAGGTAAAAAGCCCAAAGCTATCATAGCGGTGCATTTATACGGAATGCCATTTAGAGTTGCCGAAATAAAAGCGGTAGCAGCTAAATATCAAATCCCCATTTTAGAGGACAGTGCCGAAGCCTTAGGAAGTAGGTATAAAGGAAAGCAATGCGGAACTTTTGGAGATATTGGTATTCTGTCTTTTAATGGAAATAAAATCATAACTACCTCAGGAGGTGGTGCCATTGTTACTCCCAGTAAAGAATTAAAAGACAAAGCTGTTTTTTTAGCCACTCAGGCAAGAGATAACGCACCTCATTACCAACATTCTGAAGTGGGATATAACTATCGTATGAGTAATATTTGTGCGGGAATAGGTCGTGGGCAAATGGAAGTTTTAGATGCCCATATTGCTTTGCGAAGAAAGATGAATGATTTTTATAAAGAATTATTTAAAGATATAGAAGGAATTACAGTTTTTGACGCTCCTAATACGGATTATGTGTCTAATCATTGGTTGACAGCCATTGTGGTTGATCCAGAAAAAACGAACGGAATTACAGCAGAGCAAATCCGACTGGCATTAGAAGCAGGAGATGTAGAATCCCGTCCTTTGTGGAAACCGATGCACTTGCAGCCTGTATTTGAAGCATATCCTTATTATGGTAAAAGTATAGCTCAAAATCTGTTTGAAAAAGGCTTGTGTTTGCCTTCAGGATCTAATTTGACTGATGAAGACCGGGCAAGAATCCAAAAACTGTTTTTAGATTTTATTAAGTTGTAG
- a CDS encoding acetyltransferase: protein MLLGIPVIHSKEFSTEKSQKCIVSIGDNMIRKKIAQRLGGGFHLAIHLQTIISKFATLGEGTVVAPGAIINVDASIGKHCIINTAAIVEHDCVVEDYVHLSPNCALAGGVKVGEGTHIGIGAKVIQGITIGKWATIGAGAVIIKDVPDYAVVVGNPGTIIKSKKNI, encoded by the coding sequence ATGCTATTAGGAATTCCGGTAATTCATTCGAAGGAATTTAGTACAGAAAAATCACAAAAATGTATTGTTTCAATAGGTGATAATATGATCAGAAAAAAAATAGCCCAAAGACTTGGTGGTGGTTTTCATCTGGCGATTCATTTACAGACTATAATTTCAAAATTTGCAACATTAGGAGAAGGTACAGTAGTTGCTCCAGGGGCAATTATAAATGTTGATGCATCTATTGGGAAGCATTGTATAATCAACACAGCGGCAATAGTGGAACACGATTGTGTGGTGGAGGATTATGTCCATTTATCACCTAATTGTGCATTAGCAGGTGGAGTAAAAGTGGGAGAGGGTACTCATATCGGAATTGGAGCCAAAGTAATTCAGGGTATTACAATTGGCAAGTGGGCTACGATTGGTGCAGGAGCGGTAATTATCAAAGATGTGCCTGATTATGCAGTTGTTGTTGGAAACCCGGGTACGATAATAAAAAGTAAAAAAAATATATAA
- a CDS encoding PglD-related sugar-binding protein, with protein MENKLFLYGASGHCKVVIDILQSNKEEVRFIVDDNPNAECY; from the coding sequence ATGGAAAATAAACTATTTTTATACGGAGCCAGCGGACATTGCAAAGTAGTGATAGATATTTTGCAATCGAATAAAGAAGAGGTTCGTTTTATTGTTGATGATAATCCTAACGCAGAATGCTATTAG
- a CDS encoding sugar transferase, which produces MYQSFFKRVLDFVAALIGLIILSPIFIAVTVFLYFANEGKPFFFQLRPGKNGKIFKIVKFKTMNDKKDADGNLLSDAERLTKMGSFVRKTSLDEIPQLLNVLKGDMSLIGPRPLLVHYLDLYSDFQNRRHEVKPGITGWAQVNGRNAISWDTKFELDVWYVDNLSFTLDLKILFKTVLKVIKSEGINAADAATIEPFNGK; this is translated from the coding sequence ATGTATCAATCATTTTTTAAAAGAGTATTAGATTTTGTTGCAGCTTTAATAGGATTAATAATTTTGAGTCCAATATTTATTGCAGTTACTGTCTTCTTGTATTTTGCTAATGAGGGAAAACCTTTTTTCTTTCAGTTACGTCCGGGAAAAAATGGGAAGATTTTCAAAATTGTCAAGTTTAAAACCATGAACGATAAAAAAGATGCTGATGGAAATCTGCTATCTGATGCCGAACGATTGACAAAAATGGGTTCTTTTGTTCGTAAAACTTCTTTGGACGAGATTCCACAATTACTCAATGTTTTAAAGGGGGATATGAGTTTAATTGGACCAAGGCCTTTGTTGGTACATTATCTGGATTTATATTCTGATTTTCAAAACAGACGTCATGAAGTCAAGCCAGGGATAACGGGCTGGGCACAGGTTAATGGTCGCAATGCCATTTCCTGGGATACTAAATTTGAATTGGATGTTTGGTATGTAGATAATCTGTCATTTACTTTGGATTTGAAAATTCTATTCAAAACCGTTTTGAAAGTAATAAAAAGTGAAGGAATTAATGCAGCCGATGCTGCCACAATAGAACCTTTTAATGGAAAATAA